From the genome of Pseudomonas sp. AB6, one region includes:
- a CDS encoding glutathione S-transferase family protein has product MTSKLQLFTSPSAFPNPQRLRLFMHEKGIADQFDETVYDMAPGGEQRGWRHLNMNPWGETPTLQLADGSFISETAAIVRYLDQSYPGRKIMGETALEQGLDNMWDNRVWVHILYRIVTSFHVLHTGLGFKLELTKNEAWGEHCRKEALAHAALVDRHLSDGREWLLGGNAPTFADITLATAIAFSKFPVNATPLDERFEFLAAYWMRWQKRPSFRAAYADRSSGIPELDSLAE; this is encoded by the coding sequence ATGACTTCTAAACTTCAACTCTTTACCTCCCCTTCAGCCTTTCCCAACCCGCAGCGTTTGCGGCTATTCATGCATGAAAAGGGCATCGCTGATCAGTTTGACGAGACTGTTTATGATATGGCCCCAGGGGGCGAGCAGCGTGGGTGGCGTCACTTAAACATGAATCCATGGGGCGAGACGCCCACGCTCCAACTGGCGGATGGAAGTTTCATTTCCGAAACGGCTGCCATCGTTCGTTACCTCGACCAGTCCTATCCCGGTCGCAAGATCATGGGGGAGACCGCGCTGGAACAGGGGCTTGATAACATGTGGGATAACCGGGTATGGGTGCACATCCTGTACCGGATCGTGACGTCGTTTCATGTGCTACACACCGGGCTCGGATTCAAACTTGAACTTACCAAGAATGAGGCGTGGGGCGAGCACTGCCGTAAAGAGGCATTGGCCCATGCGGCACTGGTCGATCGCCATCTGTCCGACGGTCGCGAATGGCTGCTGGGCGGCAATGCTCCGACCTTCGCGGACATAACGCTGGCAACCGCCATCGCGTTCTCTAAGTTCCCGGTCAACGCTACGCCGCTGGACGAACGTTTTGAGTTCTTGGCCGCCTACTGGATGCGTTGGCAGAAGCGCCCTAGCTTCCGTGCTGCTTACGCCGATCGCAGCAGTGGCATTCCTGAGCTGGACTCTCTAGCCGAATAA
- a CDS encoding TetR/AcrR family transcriptional regulator: MITNAREAILLAATKIAQSRGYNGLNFRDLAQEVGIKAASIYYHFPSKADLGVAVAKRYWEDGVAALETIYEQNPNPIEALRRFPEIFRRSLEADNRLCLGSFVGAETDSLPSEMTKEIQAFADVNIAWLSKLLLAAKVCTPQDSEVRASAIFAAVAGAQLLARSRSDISLFDALIDAYRAFGPLPV, translated from the coding sequence ATGATTACCAACGCCCGAGAGGCCATCCTGTTGGCCGCCACGAAAATTGCCCAATCACGGGGCTACAATGGATTAAATTTTCGCGACCTTGCCCAAGAGGTAGGGATCAAAGCGGCGAGCATTTACTACCACTTTCCTAGCAAAGCCGATCTTGGCGTTGCTGTTGCCAAGCGATACTGGGAGGACGGCGTAGCAGCGCTTGAAACAATCTACGAACAAAACCCGAACCCGATTGAAGCTCTGCGTCGCTTTCCGGAAATTTTCCGTCGATCACTTGAAGCTGATAATCGCCTTTGCCTGGGCAGTTTCGTGGGTGCCGAAACAGATAGTTTGCCAAGCGAAATGACCAAGGAGATCCAAGCTTTTGCTGATGTGAACATTGCGTGGTTAAGCAAGCTTCTTTTGGCCGCAAAAGTTTGCACGCCGCAGGACAGTGAGGTACGGGCCAGCGCGATTTTTGCAGCTGTTGCTGGCGCTCAGCTCCTCGCAAGAAGCCGGTCGGATATCTCACTTTTCGACGCGTTGATTGATGCTTACCGCGCCTTCGGTCCTCTGCCCGTGTAG
- a CDS encoding transporter substrate-binding domain-containing protein: MHRGPSFLKACAFVLAATATLISSVQAADASKLDSVLQRGHLVVGTGSTNAPWHFQGADGKLQGFDIDIARMIAKGLFNDPSKVEFVVQSSDARIPNLLTDKVDISCQFITVTASRAQQVAFTLPYYREGVALLLPIQSKYKQIDDLKAAGDGVTVAVLQNVYAEELVHQALPKAKVDQYDSVDLMYQAVNSGRADAAATDQSSVKYLIVQNPGRYRTPNFAWSPQTYACAVKRGDQDWLNFVNTALHEAMTGVEFPAYAASFKQWFGVDLPTPEIGFPVEFK; the protein is encoded by the coding sequence ATGCATCGCGGACCTTCCTTTTTGAAAGCTTGTGCGTTTGTTCTTGCGGCCACGGCCACGCTTATCAGTTCGGTGCAGGCGGCGGACGCCAGCAAACTCGACAGCGTATTGCAGCGCGGCCATCTGGTGGTGGGTACCGGCAGCACCAACGCGCCTTGGCATTTCCAGGGTGCGGACGGCAAGCTCCAAGGCTTCGATATCGACATCGCGCGGATGATCGCCAAAGGGCTGTTCAACGACCCCAGCAAAGTCGAGTTCGTGGTGCAGTCGTCCGACGCACGGATCCCCAACTTGCTGACTGACAAAGTCGACATTAGCTGCCAGTTCATTACCGTCACTGCCAGCCGCGCCCAACAAGTTGCGTTTACCCTGCCTTACTACCGTGAGGGTGTGGCGCTGTTGCTGCCGATCCAGAGTAAGTACAAGCAAATCGATGACCTGAAAGCTGCCGGTGACGGCGTAACCGTGGCCGTGCTGCAGAACGTCTACGCCGAAGAGTTGGTGCACCAGGCCCTGCCCAAAGCCAAAGTCGATCAGTACGACAGCGTTGACCTGATGTATCAGGCCGTCAATTCCGGCCGTGCCGATGCAGCTGCTACCGATCAGTCCTCGGTGAAATACCTGATCGTGCAGAACCCAGGCCGCTATCGCACCCCCAACTTCGCCTGGAGCCCACAGACCTACGCCTGCGCTGTCAAACGTGGTGATCAGGACTGGCTGAACTTCGTTAACACTGCGTTGCACGAAGCGATGACCGGAGTTGAATTTCCGGCCTATGCGGCCTCTTTCAAACAGTGGTTCGGTGTCGATCTACCGACTCCGGAAATCGGTTTCCCTGTCGAATTCAAATGA
- a CDS encoding amino acid ABC transporter permease codes for MNYQLNFAAVWRDFPSLLSGLGLGLELALISIAIGCVIGLMAAFALLSKHRILRIISSVYVTVIRNTPILVLILLIYFALPSLGIRMDKLPSFIVTLSLYAGAYLTEVFRAGLLSIHKGQREAGLAIGLSEWQVRAYVIIPVMLRNVLPALSNNFISLFKDTSLAAAIAVPELTYYARKINVESYRVIETWMVTTALYVAACYLIAMVLRYLEQRLAIRR; via the coding sequence ATGAACTATCAGTTGAATTTTGCCGCCGTCTGGCGTGATTTTCCCAGCTTGCTGTCCGGCCTGGGATTGGGGTTGGAACTGGCGTTGATCTCAATTGCCATTGGCTGCGTCATTGGCCTGATGGCGGCGTTCGCACTGCTGTCGAAGCACCGGATTTTGCGCATCATCTCCTCGGTGTACGTTACGGTGATCCGTAATACGCCGATTTTGGTACTGATCCTGCTGATCTACTTTGCGCTGCCGAGTTTGGGCATCCGCATGGACAAGCTGCCGTCGTTCATCGTCACCCTGTCGCTGTACGCCGGGGCGTATTTGACCGAAGTGTTTCGTGCGGGGCTGTTGAGTATTCACAAGGGCCAGCGCGAAGCCGGGCTGGCAATTGGCCTGAGCGAATGGCAAGTGCGCGCCTATGTGATCATCCCGGTGATGCTGCGCAACGTGTTGCCGGCGCTGTCGAACAACTTCATCTCGTTGTTCAAGGACACCTCGTTGGCGGCGGCGATTGCCGTGCCGGAGCTGACCTACTACGCCCGCAAGATCAACGTTGAAAGCTATCGGGTCATCGAAACCTGGATGGTGACCACAGCGTTGTACGTGGCGGCCTGTTACCTCATCGCCATGGTCTTGCGCTACTTAGAGCAACGCTTGGCGATCCGTCGCTAG
- a CDS encoding amino acid ABC transporter permease has protein sequence MYEAHSWLQELWIAREALLAGFLTTIQCSVIAIICGTVIGLFAGLVLTYGKLWSRLPFRLYVDLIRGTPVFVLVLACFYMAPALGWQVSAFQAGALGLTLFCGSHVAEIVRGALQAIPRGQLEAGKAIGLTFKQSLAYVLLPQALRQILPTWVNSSTEIVKASTLLSVIGVAELLLSTQQVIARTFMTLEFYLFAGFLFFIINYAIELLGRQIEKRVALP, from the coding sequence ATGTACGAAGCTCATAGTTGGCTGCAAGAACTGTGGATCGCCCGGGAAGCGTTGTTGGCGGGTTTTTTGACCACCATTCAATGTTCAGTCATTGCGATTATCTGCGGCACGGTGATCGGCCTGTTTGCCGGGTTGGTGCTGACCTACGGCAAGCTCTGGAGTCGCCTACCGTTTCGGCTCTATGTCGATCTGATTCGCGGCACTCCGGTGTTTGTGCTGGTGTTAGCCTGCTTCTATATGGCCCCAGCGTTGGGCTGGCAGGTCAGCGCATTTCAAGCCGGTGCGCTGGGACTGACGCTATTTTGTGGTTCCCACGTCGCGGAAATCGTGCGCGGCGCCTTGCAAGCGATTCCTCGTGGACAGCTTGAAGCGGGGAAGGCCATTGGCCTGACCTTTAAGCAGTCACTGGCTTATGTGTTGCTGCCCCAGGCGCTGCGGCAAATCTTGCCGACGTGGGTGAATTCCTCCACCGAGATCGTCAAGGCCTCGACCCTGTTGTCGGTGATTGGCGTTGCTGAATTACTCCTCAGCACCCAACAGGTCATCGCCCGAACGTTCATGACCCTGGAGTTTTACCTGTTCGCCGGATTTCTCTTTTTCATCATCAACTACGCCATCGAGCTTCTTGGACGGCAAATCGAAAAAAGGGTGGCCTTGCCATGA
- a CDS encoding amino acid ABC transporter ATP-binding protein, with the protein MTPTHTATTPALLSIEGLHKSYGPVEVLKGVDLHMQRGNVVTLIGSSGSGKTTLLRCVNLLEEFQGGHIRLDGQDIGYSDVDGKRVRHPEKVIAQHRSMTGMAFQQFNLFPHLSALQNVTLGLLKVKKLPKDEAVALAEKWLERVGLLDRRNHFPGQLSGGQQQRVAIARAIAMNPSLMLFDEVTSALDPELVGEVLSVIKGLAEEGMTMLLVTHEMRFAYEVSDHIVFMNQGRIEEQGPPKALFEQPKSARLSEFLKNIRF; encoded by the coding sequence ATGACACCGACACACACCGCTACCACCCCAGCGTTGCTGAGCATCGAAGGGCTGCACAAATCCTACGGGCCGGTTGAGGTGCTCAAAGGCGTTGACCTGCACATGCAGCGCGGCAACGTCGTGACCCTGATTGGCTCCAGCGGTTCGGGCAAGACCACCTTGCTGCGCTGCGTCAATTTGCTCGAAGAATTTCAAGGTGGCCATATCCGTCTGGATGGCCAGGACATCGGCTATAGCGATGTCGATGGAAAACGCGTCCGTCATCCTGAAAAAGTCATTGCTCAGCACCGGTCCATGACTGGCATGGCGTTCCAGCAATTTAATCTGTTCCCGCACCTCAGCGCCCTGCAGAACGTTACCTTGGGCTTGCTCAAAGTCAAAAAACTGCCCAAGGACGAAGCCGTGGCGTTGGCTGAAAAATGGCTGGAGCGGGTGGGTCTGCTGGATCGTCGCAATCACTTTCCGGGGCAACTCTCCGGTGGGCAGCAACAGCGCGTGGCAATTGCCCGAGCAATTGCGATGAACCCGAGCCTGATGCTGTTTGATGAGGTCACCTCGGCACTCGATCCAGAGCTGGTCGGCGAAGTGCTAAGCGTGATCAAAGGCCTGGCCGAGGAGGGCATGACCATGTTGCTGGTCACCCATGAGATGCGTTTTGCCTACGAAGTGTCGGACCACATCGTCTTCATGAATCAAGGCCGCATCGAGGAGCAGGGGCCGCCCAAGGCGTTATTCGAACAACCCAAGTCGGCGCGCTTGAGTGAGTTCCTCAAGAACATCCGTTTTTAA
- a CDS encoding RidA family protein: MSITRYGTGSTAGGGQPRPFARAVEADGWLYVSGQVPAQNGEIINGGIVEQTHQTMKNLIAILAEAGYGLEDVVRTGVWLEDPRDFWSFNKVFSEYFTSEHAPARACVQANMMVDCKVEIDCVAYKKPKV; this comes from the coding sequence ATGAGCATTACTCGTTATGGCACCGGCAGTACCGCCGGCGGTGGCCAACCCCGTCCTTTCGCCCGTGCCGTTGAAGCCGATGGTTGGCTGTACGTGTCCGGCCAAGTGCCTGCGCAAAACGGCGAGATCATCAATGGAGGGATCGTTGAACAGACTCACCAAACCATGAAGAACCTGATCGCCATCCTTGCCGAAGCCGGGTATGGCCTGGAAGACGTGGTGCGCACCGGCGTCTGGCTCGAAGACCCACGGGACTTCTGGAGCTTCAACAAGGTGTTTTCCGAATATTTCACCAGCGAACATGCACCGGCCCGGGCCTGTGTTCAGGCCAATATGATGGTGGATTGCAAAGTCGAGATTGACTGCGTGGCGTACAAGAAGCCAAAGGTCTGA